The Harpia harpyja isolate bHarHar1 chromosome 10, bHarHar1 primary haplotype, whole genome shotgun sequence genome includes a region encoding these proteins:
- the JMJD1C gene encoding probable JmjC domain-containing histone demethylation protein 2C isoform X3, translating to MQGPYSLNGYRVRVYRQDSATQWFTGIITHHDLFTRTMVVMNDQVLEPQNVDPSMVQMTFLDDVVHSLLKGENIGITSRRRSRSNQNSNTVHGHYTRAQANSPRPAMNSQTAAPKQNSHQHQQQRNTRPNKRKGSDSSMPDEEKMKEERYDYIGRGENPKTKTKHFLSKRRKPEEDDKKLNMKRLRTDNISDYSESSDSEISNKRLTDSSSEQNSENELKSKNTSKINGEEGKSQTIEGEQTLTDRRSPWDEIQEDKKHEETERLKSSVLDQQQKSSLHAAEQPTPYEQNAKDPHVQECNAEKHHTAELKNEQFVPRPPTPKCVVDITNENNSEKESQDNAASTCTFGLQTVQKIESHSSDLKQQFANANFLEARKQEADQSWVSTVVNKTDLIQPGVVKTLSVNEHLNPEKEKVQYGSFMSSLTVASLAEESKLHKQSPVPDSVKSKPSASVDHPKTKSPDVKPKFTQSSDTVKSKVSSQSSHATGLTRSANKTDHDLPRSSFHAVPARVSGLEATKSPLIIDKNEHFTVYRDPTLIGQETGTNHISPYLHQHNYPLHSSSHRTCLNPNAHHPALTGSSHLLAGSSAQAPLSAINTHPLSTASHHSVHHPHLLPAVLPGVPAASLLGGHPRLETAHASSLSHLALAHQQQQQMLQHQSPHLLGQAHPSASYNQLGLYPIIWQYPNGTHAYSGLGLPSSKWVHPETPVNAEASLRRNTPSPWLHQPTPVTSADSLGLLSHIPVRPSSADPLRPLKLTTHSSPPLSKSIVEHHKEELERKAFIEPLRSVTTAPVKTELEQSRTQAAKESHMHRHFADPVLNQLPRPPQESGERLSKYKEEHRRILQESIEVAPFTAKIKALEGERENYSRVTSLSSSPKSHSVKYDKDTERSVSELYKMKHSVPQSLPQSNYFTTLSNSVVNEPPRSYPSKEASGAYVDKQTNCPSTAASPQSLPSYISSLSKPPPLIKHQPESEGSASKIPEQLSQSVQSHSVNSFRSDSGSPTQLSISSSNTLRSMPALHRAPVFHPPVHQNLEKKESGYSSLSPPTLTPVQPVSAGGGKIQELQKPPTLVPEPKEAQTVYKGTSEQNLSEIWKSNNAPNNEKVDWHVERMSGKSQSATASVIVRPPSSTKYDGIPVMQSASKDRVSERSSAVTNQADCLKTAEARETGRIILPNMNSDSARTQYEKKFPAVSQGSVPHAVSPTTTTICRTKTDVTASAATTTSVSSWGSSEVTYSLSNTVLACASLECTASRAASQAVVQTQECKVSTTSPVTPAAGKTGSTAQPTSGFSTSTDFVHLKKHKAALAAAQFKSSNSSETESNSVKNQAFSTSVSLDSAIVCNTINKANSVGSGQTSQTSQPNYHTKLKKAWLTRHSEEDKNTNKKENSGNSVSEIIKPCTVNLIASTSNELQNNIDSKILADKFAKEDKHPRRKAKRTYESGSESGDSDESESKSEQRTKRQPKPTYKKKQNDLQKKKGDTEEEVKPNGVLSRSAKEKSKLKLQSGSNSTGIPRSVLKDWRKVKKLKQTGESFLQDDSCSEIGPNLQKCRECRLIRSKKGEEPTHSPVFCRFYYFRRLSFSKNGVVRIDGFSSPDQYDDEALSLWTHENYEDDELDLETSKYILDIIGDKFCQLVTSEKTAMSWVKKDAKIAWKRAVRGVREMCDACEATLFNIHWVCQKCGFVVCLDCYKAKERKSSRDKELYAWMKCVKGQPHDHKHLMPTQIIPGSVLTDLLDAMHNIREKFEIKSYCQCTSKQNTQAGKFPAMNGVSQVLQNVLNHSNKISLCMPESQQQNTPQKSEANGSTSPRSDVSTDSKLTPPESQSPLHWLADLAEQKAREEKKENKECPSGKHSKEEKDQDNLESQNCKSSPPASQNNEQGSTLRDLLTTTAGKLRLGSTDAGIAFAPVYSTGTASGKSGRTMPNILDDIIASVVENKIPPNRAPKINVKSEIKDEPKDDRKCIQDDCSKRYSDIQYSWICDKHVLWLRDHKNNNNWKLFKECWKQGRPVLVSGMHKKMNFSLWKAESISLDFGNQQADILNCKDSIISNTNVKEFWDGFEDVSKRQKIKNGETALLKLKDWPSGEDFKAMMPARYEDLLKSLPLPEYCSPEGKLNLASHLPGFFVRPDLGPRLCSAYGVAATKDHDIGTTNLHIEVSDVVNILVYVGIAKGNGVLSKSGVLKKFEEEDLDDLLRKRLKDSSELPGALWHIYAGKDADKIREFLQKIAKEQGLEVLPEHDPIRDQSWYVNKKLRQRLLEEYGVKTCTVIQFLGDAIILPAGALHQVQNFHSCVQVTEDFVSPEHLVQSFHLTQELRLSKEEINYDDKLQVKNILYHAVKEMVRALKIHEGEMEDTDEN from the exons ATGCAAG GTCCGTACTCCTTAAATGGTTATAGGGTGAGAGTGTACAGACAGGATTCTGCCACCCAGTGGTTTACCGGTATCATTACTCATCATGATCTCTTCACCCGCACTATGGTTGTTATGAATGACCAG gTGTTAGAACCTCAGAATGTTGATCCTTCTATGGTTCAGATGACCTTTCTAGATGATGTTGTTCACTCTTTGTTGAAAGGTGAAAATATTGGCATCACTTCACGCCGACGGTCTCGTTCCAACCAGAACAGCAACACAGTCCAC ggTCATTATACGCGTGCGCAAGCAAATAGTCCCAGACCAGCAATGAATTCCCAAACTGCAGCACCAAAACAGAATTCTCACCAGCACCAGCAACAGAGGAATACTCGGCCAAATAAGAGGAAAGGCTCTGATAGCAGCATGCCTGATgaagagaagatgaaagaagaaagatacGATTATATAGGTCGAGGAG aaaaccccaaaaccaaaactaaacacTTCCTtagtaaaagaagaaaacctgaagAGGATGACAAAAAACTAAATATGAAGAGGCTGCGGACAGACAATATCTCTGATTACTCTGAGAGCAGTGACtcagaaatttcaaataaaagattAACAGACTCGTCCTCAGagcaaaattcagaaaatgaGTTAAAAAGCAAGAACACTTCAAAGATAaatggagaagaaggaaaatCCCAAACTATTGAGGGAGAACAGACACTAACAGATAGGCGGTCTCCGTGGGATGAAATACAGGAGGATAAAAAACACGAAGAGACAGAAAGACTGAAGTCATCCGTCTTAGATCAGCAGCAAAAATCTTCACTCCATGCAGCAGAGCAGCCAACACCTTATGAACAGAATGCCAAGGATCCACATGTTCAAGAGTGCAATGCAGAAAAACATCACACCGCGGAATTAAAAAATGAGCAATTTGTACCCAGACCTCCTACTCCAAAATGTGTTGTTGACATTACTAATGAAAACAACTCTGAAAAGGAGAGCCAGGATAATGCTGCAAGTACCTGTACCTTTGGTTTGCAAACGGTTCAGAAAATAGAATCTCACAGCAGCGATTTAAAACAGCAGTTTGCAAATGCAAATTTCCTTGAAGCAAGAAAACAGGAAGCTGATCAAAGTTGGGTTAGCACTGTTGTTAACAAAACGGATTTGATACAACCTGGGGTTGTAAAAACGTTATCAGTAAATGAACACTtaaatcctgaaaaagaaaaagtacagtaTGGCTCGTTTATGTCTTCGTTAACTGTAGCTTCTCTAGCAGAAGAGAGTAAACTGCATAAACAAAGTCCAGTCCCCGATTCTGTGAAGTCAAAACCTAGTGCTTCAGTTGATCATCCTAAAACAAAGTCACCTGATGTTAAGCCTAAATTCACCCAATCTTCCGATACTGTGAAGTCTAAGGTTAGTTCCCAAAGCAGCCATGCTACTGGATTAACAAGGTCAGCCAATAAAACTGATCATGATTTGCCTAGGTCTAGTTTTCATGCAGTTCCAGCTAGAGTTAGTGGTCTAGAAGCTACTAAAAGTCCTCTTATCATTGACAAGAATGAACATTTCACGGTGTACAGGGACCCCACTCTGATTGGACAAGAAACAGGAACTAATCACATTTCACCTTATTTGCATCAGCATAATTATCCTCTGCATTCCTCATCCCACCGAACCTGTTTAAATCCAAATGCTCATCATCCTGCATTAACTGGTTCATCCCATCTGCTAGCTGGGTCTTCAGCTCAGGCTCCCTTGTCCGCTATTAACACTCACCCCCTTAGTACTGCATCTCACCATTCTGTTCATCACCCTCATCTACTTCCTGCAGTGTTACCCGGAGTGCCTGCTGCCTCCTTGCTGGGTGGCCACCCGCGACTAGAGACTGCTCATGCTAGCAGCTTAAGCCATTTGGCATTAgcacaccagcagcagcaacagatgTTACAACACCAGTCTCCACATCTTCTTGGACAAGCTCATCCTTCTGCTTCCTATAATCAGCTAGGGCTTTATCCAATTATTTGGCAGTATCCAAACGGAACACATGCTTACTCAGGACTCGGTCTGCCCTCCTCCAAATGGGTCCACCCAGAAACTCCTGTTAACGCGGAGGCTTCCTTGAGAAGG AATACTCCCAGCCCGTGGTTACACCAGCCCACCCCGGTGACCTCAGCTGACAGCCTTGGTTTACTGAGTCACATTCCTGTGCGACCATCCAGTGCAGATCCCCTTCGGCCTCTCAAACTGACAACGCATTCCAGCCCGCCATTGTCCAAAAGTATTGTAGAGCATCACAAAGA AGAACTGGAGAGGAAAGCATTTATTGAGCCTTTACGTTCTGTTACAACTGCACCAGTAAAGACGGAGCTAGAGCAGAGCAGAACACAGGCAGCAAAGGAGAGCCATATGCACAGACATTTTGCAGATCCAGTGTTGAACCAGCTGCCAAGGCCACCACAGGAGTCTGGGGAGCGACTGAGCAAATACAAAGAAGAACACAGACGGATACTCCAAGAAAGTATTGAAGTTGCTCCTTTTACAGCTAAAATAAAGGCactggagggagagagagagaactacTCCAGGGTGACATCCTTATCTTCAAGTCCCAAAAGCCATtcagtaaaatatgacaaagacaCTGAACGCTCTGTGTCAGAACTGTATAAAATGAAGCATTCGGTTCCACAGAGTTTGCCGCAGAGTAACTATTTCACCACCTTGTCTAACAGTGTAGTAAATGAACCGCCAAGATCGTACCCATCAAAGGAAGCTTCAGGTGCATATGTTGATAAGCAAACTAATTGTCCTTCAACAGCAGCTAGTCCCCAGTCTCTCCCCTcttacatttcttctctttcaaaacCTCCACCTTTAATTAAGCACCAACCAGAGAGCGAAGGCTCTGCAAGCAAGATACCCGAGCAGCTTTCACAGTCAGTGCAGTCTCACTCTGTAAATTCTTTCAGAAGTGACAGCGGGAGCCCTACTCAGTTGTCAATCTCATCTTCAAATACACTCCGGAGTATGCCTGCCTTGCATAGAGCCCCCGTGTTTCACCCCCCTGTGCACCAGAACCTGGAGAAGAAGGAAAGCGGCTATAGCAGCCTTTCACCTCCGACTCTAACCCCTGTTCAACCTGTTAGTGCTGGTGGTGGCAAAATACAGGAGTTGCAAAAACCACCAACTTTAGTACCTGAGCCTAAGGAAGCTCAGACTGTTTACAAGGGCACTTCTGAACAGAATTTATCAGAAATATGGAAGTCAAATAATGCCCCAAATAACGAAAAAGTGGATTGGCACGTTGAAAGAATGAGTGGAAAGTCACAGTCCGCTACAGCATCTGTTATTGTGCGTCCTCCTTCTAGCACGAAATATGATGGCATACCAGTAATGCAGTCTGCTTCCAAAGATCGAGTTAGTGAGAGATCTTCAGCTGTGACAAATCAAGCAGATTGCCTGAAAACAGCGGAAGCCAGGGAGACTGGAAGAATCATTCTGCCAAATATGAACTCAGACAGTGCTCGCACACAGTATGAAAAGAAATTTCCAGCTGTCTCGCAAGGCAGCGTTCCTCATGCTGTCTCCCCTACCACAACTACGATCTGCCGTACCAAAACAGATGTCACTGCATCAGCAGCAACAACTACCAGCGTGTCAAGCTGGGGTAGTTCAGAAGTGACTTATTCCTTATCGAATACGGTCTTGGCCTGCGCATCACTGGAGTGTACTGCCTCGAGAGCAGCAAGTCAGGCGGTAGTGCAGACCCAAGAATGCAAGGTCAGCACTACATCTCCAGTTACACCCGCAGCTGGCAAGACAGGCAGCACTGCTCAGCCCACCTCGGGATTCTCCACCTCCACCGACTTTGTCCATTTGAAAAAGCACAAGGCAGCGTTGGCTGCAGCTCAGTTTAAAAGTAGTAACAGCAGTGAGACTGAGTCCAACTCTGTGAAAAATCAGGCATTTTCAACCTCTGTCTCCCTAGACAGTGCTATCGTCTGTAATACAATAAACAAAGCGAACTCTGTAGGCAGTGGGCAAACTTCCCAGACGAGTCAGCCAAACTACCACACTAAACTGAAAAAGGCTTGGCTAACAAGACATTCGGAGGAAGAtaaaaacactaataaaaaagAGAATTCAGGGAACAGTGTTTCAGAAATTATTAAGCCATGTACTGTCAATTTAATAGCTTCTACATCAAATGAGCTGCAGAATAACATAGATAGTAAAATCTTGGCAGATAAGTTTGCAAAGGAAGATAAGCACCCTAGGAGAAAAGCAAAACGAACTTACGAGTCTGGCTCTGAAAGCGGAGACTCTGATGAAAGTGAGAGCAAGTCAGAGCAAAGGACTAAAAGGCAGCCCAAGCCAacttacaaaaagaaacaaaatgatttgcagaaaaaaaagggtgATACAGAGGAAGAAGTAAAACCGAATGGTGTTCTTAGCAGGAgtgccaaagaaaaaagcaagctgaagttACAGAGCGGCAGTAACAGCA CTGGTATACCTCGTTCAGTGTTAAAAGATTGGCGCAAAGTAAAGAAGCTGAAGCAAACGGGAGAGTCCTTTTTGCAGGATGATTCTTGCTCTGAAATAGGACCAAATTTGCAAAAATGCAGAGAATGTAGGTTAATAAGAAGTAAGAAAGGAGAAGAACCAACTCACTCACCAGTATTTTGTAGATTTTACTACTTTCGGCG GTTGTCTTTTAGTAAGAATGGAGTGGTTAGGATAGATGGTTTCTCCTCTCCTGATCAATATGATGATGAAGCACTGAGTTTATGGACACATGAAAACTATGAAGATGATGAACTGGACCTAGAAACTTCTAAATACATTCTAGATATCATAGGTGATAAATTTTGTCAGTTAGTAACATCTGAGAAAACAGCCATGTCCTGGGTGAAAAAAGACG ccaAAATTGCATGGAAGAGAGCAGTGAGAGGAGTCCGTGAGATGTGTGATGCATGCGAAGCCACATTATTTAACATTCATTGGGTCTGCCAAAAATGTGGATTTGTGGTCTGCCTAGATTGTTacaaggcaaaagaaagaaaaagttctaGAG ATAAGGAGTTATATGCCTGGATGAAGTGTGTGAAGGGACAGCCTCATGATCACAAGCACCTGATGCCAACACAGATTATTCCAGGCTCTG TTTTGACAGATCTTTTAGATGCTATGCACAATATTAgagaaaaatttgaaattaaatcctATTGTCAGTGTACCAGCAAGCAGAACACGCAAGCTGGCAAGTTTCCTGCAATGAATGGTGTGTCTCAG GTTTTGCAGAATGTCCTTAACCACAGTAATAAAATTTCTCTGTGCATGCCTGAGTCTCAACAGCAGAATACTCCTCAAAAGTCCGAGGCAAATGGTAGTACAAGTCCAAGGAGTGATGTAAGCACAGACAGCAAGTTAACACCGCCTGAATCCCAGTCACCGCTGCATTGGTTAGCTGACCTTGCAGAGCAGAAagccagagaagaaaagaaag agAACAAAGAATGTCCTTCTGGAAAACattcaaaggaagagaaagaccAGGATAATTTGGAGTCCCAAAACTGTAAAAGCTCTCCTCCTGCATCCCAGAACAACGAGCAGGGCTCAACATTACGAGATTTATTAACTACAACAGCAGGCAAATTGCGTCTAGGTTCTACAGATGCTGGTATTGCTTTTGCTCCAGTTTACTCTACAGGAACAGCA AGTGGCAAGAGTGGAAGGACTATGCCAAACATTCTTGATGACATAATTGCTTCCGTAGTAGAAAACAAGATTCCACCAAACAGAGCACCAAAGATAAatgtaaaatctgaaataaaagatGAGCCAAAGGATGATAGAAAATGTATTCAGGATGACTGCAGTAAACGGTACAGTGATATTCAGTATTCGTGGATCTGTGATAAGCATGTTTTGTGGCTCAGAGAccataaaaacaacaacaactggAAGCTATTCAAAGAGTGCTGGAAACAAGGAAGG cctGTTCTAGTGTCCGGTATGCATAAGAAAATGAACTTCAGCCTGTGGAAAGCTGAGTCAATTAGTCTAGATTTTGGAAACCAGCAAGCTGATATCTTGAATTGCAAAGACAGTATTATTTCAAACACCAATGTCAAGGAGTTCTGGGATGGTTTTGAAGATGTTTCAA AAcggcagaaaataaaaaatggggaaaCAGCTTTACTGAAACTGAAAGATTGGCCTTCTGGTGAAGATTTCAAGGCTATGATGCCAGCAAG atATGAGGACTTATTAAAAAGTTTACCCTTGCCTGAATATTGCAGTCCAGAAGGAAAACTAAACTTGGCTTCTCATCTGCCAGGATTTTTTGTCCGTCCAGATTTGGGACCCAGACTTTGCAGTGCATATG GTGTGGCAGCTACTAAAGACCATGATATAGGAACCACAAATCTCCATATTGAAGTTTCTGATGTTGTGAACATCCTTGTTTATGTTGGCATAGCGAAAGGAAATGGAGTACTTTCCAAATCAG GAGTTTTGAAGAAGTTTGAAGAGGAGGATTTGGATGACCTTTTAAGGAAGCGGTTGAAAGATTCAAGTGAATTACCTGGTGCTTTATGGCACATTTATGCTGGCAAAGATGCTGACAAAATAAGGGAGTTTCTGCAAAAG ATAGCAAAAGAGCAAGGCTTAGAAGTTTTACCAGAGCATGATCCAATACGTGATCAGAGTTGGTATGTGAACAAAAAACTTCGCCAAAGACTTCTCGAAGAATATGGAGTAAAAACCTGTACGGTTATTCAGTTTCTTGGTGATGCTATTATTCTACCAGCAGGAGCACTTCATCAG GTGCAAAATTTTCACAGCTGCGTTCAAGTAACTGAAGACTTTGTGTCTCCAGAACATCTTGTACAGTCATTTCACTTAACGCAGGAGCTGAGGCTGTCAAAGGAAGAAATCAATTATGATGATAAACTGCAG GTTAAAAATATCTTGTATCATGCAGTTAAAGAAATGGTGAGAGCTTTGAAGATTCATGAAGGCGAAATGGAAGATACGGATGAAAACTGA